DNA from Halorarum salinum:
GTACACCACCGAGCGGGGTGCGGGCTGGTTCATCCAGTTCGCGTCCACCGTCACCGTGTTCCCGTTCTCGACCGCGGGGGTGCTCGCGTACGGCTCCCCCTCGACGGTGTGTGCCGAGGAGTCGGTGAGCACCAGGTACTCGGGGGCCAGTTCGACGATCACCTCGTCGTTCACCTGCGGGTAGCCCCCGTCGAACTCGCGCTCGCCGACGACGTTGGTCGCTCCCGAGACCTCGAGCATCGTCGAGATGAACGTGCCCGTGTTGACGACGTAGCCGCCGCCGAGCGGGTAGAGCGCGCGGACCGGCTCCTCGTCGGCGGTCGCCTCGGCGGCCGCCTCGACGTTCGCGTCCATCCAGGCGTTCGCCTCAGCGGCGCCCTCGCAGTTGCCGGTCAACTGGCCGATGAGCGTCGTCTTCTCGCGCACGGTCGTCACGTTCGTCTGCTCGGTCACGTGGAACACCGTGAGCCCGGACCCGCGGAGCGCCTCGACCGTCTCGACCGGGATGGAGTTGGGCGCGAGCACGAGGTCCGGCTCGGTGCCGACGACCCTCTCGACGCTCACGCCGAAGCCGGACGCCGACACGTTCTCCCGCGTCTCCGCGCCGTCGAGGTAGAGCGCGAACTGCGAGACGCCGACGACCTGCTCCTCGCCGCCGATCTCCCACATCGTCTGGGCGGCGCTCGGGTTCAGGGTGGTGACCCGCTCGGGCCGCTCCTCGACGGTCACCTCGGTGCCCGTCGCGTCGGTCGCCGTGAAGGGGAACTCACACGACGGGACGTCGCCGTCGGTCCGATACTGTACGCCGTCAGCACTCGCGTCCGCGTCGGCGGGCGCGGACCCGTCGCCCGCCGTCGGCGCGGTCGCTCCGGCCGCGGCGGCCGGGACCACGCCGGCGAGCACGACCGCGGTCGCCACGAGGATCGCCGTGAGTCGTCGCACGCCTTCCACGACCGGGTAAGACAATAAATATTTACCTAAAGCAATCTACCTTGATATCCATGCGAACCCCGGGACGCTCGGCCGTCGCCTCGGCGGGCCTGTTCGGCCTGCTCGTCGCGGTCGTCACGGCGAGCGCCGGCGTCGGCCCCGTCCCGGTCCCCGCGCGGAACGTCCTCGCGGTCGTCGCCAACGCCGTCGCGGTCCCCGTCGGGTTCGAGCGGGTCGCGGGCGCGACGAGCGCCGGCCTCGCGGGGACGGGAATGTCGGTGCGGTACGTCCACCCGTTCTCGTTTCCGGTCCCCGAGGTCCACGAGACCATCGTGATGACCGTGCGCCTGCCCCGCATCGC
Protein-coding regions in this window:
- a CDS encoding PGF-CTERM-anchored ABC transporter substrate-binding protein, yielding MRRLTAILVATAVVLAGVVPAAAAGATAPTAGDGSAPADADASADGVQYRTDGDVPSCEFPFTATDATGTEVTVEERPERVTTLNPSAAQTMWEIGGEEQVVGVSQFALYLDGAETRENVSASGFGVSVERVVGTEPDLVLAPNSIPVETVEALRGSGLTVFHVTEQTNVTTVREKTTLIGQLTGNCEGAAEANAWMDANVEAAAEATADEEPVRALYPLGGGYVVNTGTFISTMLEVSGATNVVGEREFDGGYPQVNDEVIVELAPEYLVLTDSSAHTVEGEPYASTPAVENGNTVTVDANWMNQPAPRSVVYGVRNLTEGFHPDAAANAEFVARGDVTVESGDGTETASPTSDSTSEGETTADESEPTETSAAGFGAAVAALAVLTSALLARRS